Part of the Mauremys mutica isolate MM-2020 ecotype Southern chromosome 1, ASM2049712v1, whole genome shotgun sequence genome is shown below.
tgatgcggatgtcagcgcaggccagcttcaccacagctATATGCCCACAACAAAAGTGGGGGATGatattggttctgcaatatggccaccgccTCGCCAGGAAGGGATAGGGTAATGTGATTATGCCACTACGCAGTACCACGGCCAGGCCTATCTTGGCCACAACagagtttgtcaggatggtggaatgtctcaggggatggcagatggccacgtagcgatccaaagccatggccacgaggattccagactccatccctgagaagcagtgaatgaaatacatctgggtgaggcaggcattgaaactgatctccctggaattgaaccagaagatgctcagcattttgggtagGGTTGATgtggacaggaccaggtcggtgacagccagcatgcagaggaaatagaacatgggcctgtggaggctgggctccctcttcacgatgaacaggatggtgaagttccccaacagAGCTATGGCGTACATAGCGCAAAAGGGGATGGAAATCCAGATATGGGCTGCctctaggccaggaatgcccagcaggatgaaggtggaggggtttcTGAAGTCGGTTGTGTTCGAATCTGACATAGCGTAGAGGAGAACGTGTCCAACTCGGAGGCATAAGGGTGTCTTCTGCATTTAGCATATGActttctgtgtgttcccaggATCTCGGGTGATGGTCGCAGTAGAAATGCCTACATGGAAAGACAACATTAATATGAGACACTGCATGAAGTAGTGGAAGCTGTTCTCATGGGATAAGCAGATTGAGCGCTCTTCTCacactgaaaaattacattttcattattcagagagaATAACTATGAGCAATGACCCTACTAAATCCAATTCCATAATTTTATTATGCTGCTTGCGTTAATAATTCGTACATTTTGTGGTGGGGGAACCCTACGAGGCACCAGTAGGAAACACAAGTGTGGATACTGGTTATCAATCATTGTTCCTTAATGCAATGAGAGCCAGGATAGGGAGTCCATACTGAGGGGAGTTCCCCATTCAACCAGTTGCTTGAAatcagagaggggggaaaaacaacctTTTAGGAAGACATGTCCTGGgagaaacatcccaactagaacATACCTCAGGGAGAAGATCTGGGCCccattgatagcagctcatgaTAAACACTTGCTCATTCGCAGCaaaggacaaaacaaaacaatgttcagATCCCTAAGATACAGGATGGAGAATAACATGTTTGCGAtatgtgttcagttttggtcacCCAATCTCTATGAAAGGTATAGCATATGTAAAAGGGATTTCCAAGAAAGGCTTTGAGAATGGGGGAGACTGACATATGCAAACAGATAAAAGAGTCTGGGACTCTTTAGTTTGCacaagaaacaaagaaaagagcATATGATataggagagaaaaataaaaaatctaaCTAATTTACATTCAAATGGACAGTTCCCAACCAGTACTAACGATAGACACTTAGTGCTCCAAGAGGACTAATTCCCCAAATCTGAGGAAAATTATCAGCAaaactgattgggaggaaaaCTGTAAACAggaaaatatgaatgaaaattggTAATTCTTCGATAACAGTTTATTAGATAGTGGAAATCTTATGATTCCACAGTCAACAAAGTGAATAACTTTGAGTAAAAATCCAGTTCAGtggaaagtgaaggcagcaagggagaggggggaagcaaTATATAACaaggaggaaaaagggaaaattgaTCGCCAAGAACAGAAATTGGAAGTTAAAAAAATTCATAAGGGATGTTAAGATATCAGGGAAACCTGCATGTTTGCAGGGCTATGAATCACAAGAAGGTGTTTATTAAGTATATTAAGAAGAGAAATCCTGGAAAAGTTTTATGTCAAttcctgtgttaaatgtaaagtattaaaaaataaagggaaaggttTTTCTTATAAAAGAATTGACTAGGTTATGAAACAACGGAAAAGCTGGTATGGGATTAGTAAAAGAAAATGTCTAGATATGTAAGTAATGCCAGTCACCAACAGGGTTAATGCAAAACAGATCTTGTCAAGGAAACCTGATTTCATCCTTTTATGAGAGTATACATTGGTTGATCAAGGGAAAAATACTGATACAATGAACCTTGATTTCTCAGAGGCATTTGATTTAGTAGGGGTAACTATTGAGTTGGTGAGGTGGAGCAGGAGAAGGATTTGACCTCGTCACATGGGATTGGTGAAACAAACTGAATCCAATTCTGGGGTCCAGATTGGAAAAAAGATGTACTTGGAGAGAGTGCAAAAgtgagccacaaaaattatttgaggatAGAGAAAAGGCCGGATCATTAGACTTTAATGTGTATATCTGTTCAACTTATCAAAAAGATGATCAAGAGGAGACTTTCATAGGAAGAAAATCACCAGTAGTAATGGGCTCTGTAATCTACCAGACAAAGGCTGAGTGAAAACGAAGGGCTggaagttaataataataataggagacataccaatctcctagaagggaccttgaaaggtcatcgagtccagccccctgccttcactagcaggaccaatttttgcctcagatccctaagtggccttctcaaggattgaacttacaaccctgggattagcaggccaatgctcaaaccactgagcttacCCTCCCCCACTGAAGCCAGGCAAATGCCAACTCAAAAAAGGATCCAAGAAAAAGTGGAAACAAGGTCAAAATACAAAGGagtaatataaacaaataatacaTGTATATAGAGGCAAAAACAAGGTCAAAATACAAAGGagtaatataaacaaataatacaTGTATATAGAGGCAAAAttggaaaggccaaggcacaaaatgagatcaaactagatagagacataaagggtaacaagaaaatattctacaaatacattagaagcaagtggaagaccaaggacagggtaggtccGTTActaaatgaagggggaaaaacaaaaataataaatgtggaaatggtagaggtgcttaatgacttctttgtttcagttttcaccaggaAAGTTGTTGGTGTTTAGATACCTAACATAGAGAATGACAGTGAAAATGGGATAGGTTCTGAGtctaaaaaaaggaaagaacaagtaaaaagttacttggacaagttaggtgtcttcaagtcagcagggcctgagaAAATAAGGGTAACCCAGGCAATTAAagaccagtcagcttcacttctgtaccaggtaagataatggagccaataattaaggaatcaatttgaaaaagtctagaagataataaagtgataagtgatagtcagcatggattcgtcaaaaacaaaacatgccaAACCAAActgataactttctttgacaaggttacaAGTCCTGTAGTTggagagaagcagtagatgtggtatatcaaGACGTTAGTACAGCTTTCGATATAGTCTCGCATGATCTTCTCATTTAGAAACTAGAGAAATAAAACCTAGATATAGCTACTATACGgtgatgcataactggttggaaaatgatcccagagagtagttatcaatggttcacagtgatgctggaagggcataacaagttccgttctgcagggatcagttctgggtctgtttTTTAAGATTGCAGATGAtatcaagttgggaggggttgcaagtcttTGGAGATTCGGAGAAAAatgcaaaatgatctggaaaaactggaggaAAGGATCATTAGGGGTCTTGAATACacaacctatgagggaagactgaaagagctgcgtttgtttagtctgaataagagaagactgaggggggacatgataacagttttcaaatacataaaaggttgttacaaggagggccaaaaactgttctccttaacctctgaagagaaGACAAGAAGTATTAGACTTAACTGCagtaagggcggtttaggttggatattaggaaaatgtttcaaaaaaggcaaatgctATGTTAGGTTATATTATCTGAAGAATAACATGCAAGTCATGGTACACATTCCTCAACTCGGATGTGGATTTGGTCTCAATTGGAGACTAagacaaaacaaatcctgcatcttgtccTTCGCATTCCCTTTTAACTTTATGGTTCTCTCATtctatgatgtaaaatcctagtgtagacccggCCTTGGTCACACACACACGTCTTTTGGCTCAATACAGtggtaactgagtgaaatttaatgggcctgtgttttacagggGATCAGACCGGATGATCAAAtaatcccttctgaccttaaaacctGTGGATCTATTGATAAAAAAAAGTAGACCAGGCGTTTATATTTAATGTGTCTCATAACATGAACAAGGAAACATTTAGTtaaattgaaagtctgaacatataacattgagaaaaggtaattgctaccataattcctatttggcctgtagaactccttgctacCAACATTATTGGAGCAAAGAGCATAGAAGGttgggattcacaaatggattgggCAGTTTAGGTTGTGCTGGTGGCATCAGCTGtagttaaggctgtctgacaccttccATTAGAAGACCTTATTTCCAGTTGCTTACAGGTTTGCCAGATTTTAGgtttttggactgaaatttcccattTTGGGTCTCTGCTTCGAGAAGAATTTTTAGTTTCAGGCATAACAGTTCAGCCGATTTCTCAGGAGAAAGTATGTGATATCCATGTTGAAAAATTCTCATTATTGTTCTATTGAGGAGCCCTAGCACCTCCAAACTTTGcagcagataaaagtcaggtaacagcccctgtccctctgccccatcAACAGACAGAGCCCCGAAATGCAAGAGGATCATGTGACAGGGTCCGTTTGgaattacaagggtccagatgttttaatcaagtctcctaccagtttccacctttctgaactaatttcttctagtcaagatagtgagtattagaaaggtactttgtgtcctcatctaataatcctatgtttgcaattctgtgtgtttgttattgattattcttcattctgcctgtattgtttgtactgagaaggagagaggattctctccagcaattagcaaggttataccctatgagtgtccagcttggactcatagagattatgtattttcttgtttttcttttaataaattctttctataaagatttgattaaatccctctactgtggatacagggggaggggctaagaaactctctctcgtgGTGAGACAaacttatctccgggcagagaggggatgggggaggtttctctctctgtgagttgatctgtgtttccccagggaacatcTTCGGAAAGAGGAAGGGGGGGAATAcagggtgtctcggcccacgtgaatcgaccgagtggtggcagcaaaaaggggacctaccctaggattttagggtggggggatacatgctggtcctcaacttgaaaccccccagtttcaagtgagggtgtaaCCATGACAGAGAGACAACACGGGGATGTGCACTATTTATAATAATGCCCTGTGCTGTCACAGTGGGGTTCGCTCAGCCTCTAGAGAAGAAGGGAGGCTCTGAATGTAAACAGGCTGTAGAGAAGCCTGTCTCCACTTCtgtgctaattatccagctttagcagtaaacagtaattaaggaaccttcccaaagggagatgagaactcctggtctctgtgctgagtcagaaacgaattggctgctctgtacatttgtgtgtatttatttaaaaattatagctGATGATTAAGAAAACTAGGGATAATGCCTAACTCTCCGGAGGATCTGATGTCCAGGAAATTCTCAGGATagatgggtagatagtagacagagagacctggagaaaggTGACTAAGAGGAGACACGAGGACTTACAGCAAATATATGGGACTGTCactaagggatcagagatcagtacttgtcatcagtaactatcatcatactgtgcagcacctttcattgaTGTATCTTCAATACACCTAGCACAGAAAATCACTATGAACCATCCCCATTTCAATgattggtaaactgaggcatggggagacATGACctttccaaggtcacacagacatGGACTGACAGAACCCAAGTGTTGTGACTTCCCTTCCATAACCACGGTCTCTCTGTCAGTAAGTGACCACATGAAAACGGGGAAAGGGACTCATGGTCTTTCAGGGCCTGTTcactggagggggggaaggaattccctggggtgcaacctggaactggggaccGCCGAGCCCTCTGACATACCAATCTGGGCCACCTCAcactgtgaggctgtgacaagctgcaatcctctcaggtcttgcacttacacagctATACACAAAccgggacacacccagctgcaattACATAAATGCTTTCACTAGCCAGCCATGAAACAACAATAGAGAGTCTTCAACTAATTCCCCTTCAGCTCTCCAGCCTAGGACTGACTGGTGTTGGAActaagctttgaaacaaaggatagaatcatagaatctcagggttggaagggacctcaggaagtgtctagtccaaccccctgctcaaagcaggaccaattctcaactaaatcatcccagttaggcctttgtcaagcctgaccttaaaaacctataaggaagaagattccaccacctccctaggtaacccattccagtgcttcaccactctctgagtgaaaaagtttttcctaatatccaacctaaacctcccccactgcaacttgagaccattactccttgttctgtcatcgggtaccaaggagagcagtctagatccatcttctttggaaccccctttcatgtatttgaaagcagttatcatatcccctctcattcttctatttggtacagatgtggggacctgcatgagaaactTTAAGCTTAACTACCaacttagatctggttttgctgccaccacccaaa
Proteins encoded:
- the LOC123361844 gene encoding olfactory receptor 52E4-like; translated protein: MSDSNTTDFRNPSTFILLGIPGLEAAHIWISIPFCAMYAIALLGNFTILFIVKREPSLHRPMFYFLCMLAVTDLVLSTSTLPKMLSIFWFNSREISFNACLTQMYFIHCFSGMESGILVAMALDRYVAICHPLRHSTILTNSVVAKIGLAVVLRSGIITLPYPFLARRWPYCRTNIIPHFCCGHIAVVKLACADIRISSYYGLFDLLSVIGMDVVFIAVSYTLILRAIFRLPTKDARLKTFGTCISHLCAISALYIPDFFSFLTHRFGHNVPRHFLVLIASVYLLVPPMIHPIIYGVRTKQIRGRLLQLFFS